The following proteins are co-located in the Eublepharis macularius isolate TG4126 chromosome 5, MPM_Emac_v1.0, whole genome shotgun sequence genome:
- the FAM20B gene encoding glycosaminoglycan xylosylkinase, with amino-acid sequence MKLKQRVVLLAILLVIFIFTKVFLIDNLDTSAANREDQRAFHRMMASLRVELDPRLDHTLQSPWEIAAQWVVPREVYPEETPELGAVMHAMATKKIIKADVGYKGTQLKALLILEGGQKVVFKPKRYARDYVVEGEPYAGYDRHNAEVAAFHLDRILGFRRAPMVVGRFVNLRTEIKPVATEQLLSTFLTLGNNTCFYGKCYYCRETEPACADGNTMEGSVTLWLPDVWPLQKHRHPWGRTYREGKLARWEYDESYCDAVKKTSPYDSGPRLLDIIDTAIFDYLIGNADRHHYESFQDDEGASMLILLDNAKSFGNPSLDERSILAPLYQCCIIRVSTWNRLNYLKNGVLKSALKTAMSHDPISPVLSAPHMDALDQRLLNILATIKQCTDQFGSDVVLVEDRMTLSHL; translated from the exons ATGAAGTTGAAGCAGCGGGTGGTGCTTCTGGCAATTCTCCTTGTCATCTTTATTTTCACCAAGGTTTTCCTCATAGACAACTTGGACACCTCGGCAGCTAACCGTGAGGACCAGCGTGCTTTTCATCGTATGATGGCAAGCCTGCGGGTGGAACTGGACCCCCGACTTGACCACACGCTGCAGTCTCCATGGGAGATTGCAGCCCAGTGGGTGGTGCCGCGTGAAGTGTATCCGGAGGAGACTCCAGAACTGGGGGCAGTAATGCATGCCATGGCTACAAAAAAGATCATCAAAGCAGATGTGGGCTACAAGGGAACACAGCTGAAGGCATTGCTCATACTGGAAGGGGGACAGAAAGTAGTCTTCAAGCCTAAGAG ATATGCCAGAGACTATGTGGTAGAAGGGGAGCCGTATGCTGGGTATGACAGGCACAATGCAGAAGTGGCAGCCTTCCATCTTGACAG AATCTTGGGTTTCCGGCGAGCCCCGATGGTGGTTGGCAGGTTTGTGAATCTCCGCACAGAAATCAAACCCGTTGCCACGGAGCAGCTGCTCAGTACCTTCCTGACATTAG GTAATAATACTTGCTTCTATGGGAAGTGCTACTATTGCCGGGAAACGGAACCAGCCTGCGCTGATGGGAACACCATGGAGGGTTCGGTCACGCTGTGGTTGCCAGATGTTTGGCCTCTTCAGAAGCATCGGCATCCATGGGGAAGGACCTACAGGGAGGGCAAATTGGCCAG GTGGGAATATGATGAGAGCTACTGTGATGCTGTGAAGAAGACTTCGCCCTATGACTCAGGACCACGGCTCCTTGACATCATAGATACAGCCATCTTTGATTACTTGATTGGCAATGCTGATCGACATCATTATGAAAGCTTTCAGGATGATGAAGGGGCCAGCATGCTTATTCTCCTTGACAACGCCAAAAG TTTTGGGAACCCTTCCCTGGATGAGAGAAGCATCCTTGCACCCCTCTATCAATGCTGCAT CATCCGTGTCTCCACTTGGAACAGGCTAAACTACCTAAAGAATGGGGTGCTGAAGTCTGCCTTAAAAACTGCCATGTCCCATGACCCCATCTCACCAGTGTTGTCCGCACCGCACATGGACGCCTTGGACCAACGACTCCTGAACATCCTGGCTACAATAAAACAATGTACAGACCAGTTTGGATCAGACGTTGTGCTGGTGGAAGATAGGATGACactctcccatttgtag